The Ideonella dechloratans nucleotide sequence GTGCGACCACAGCAAGCGGCAGGTGCGCGCCGGGCGCTGGCAGGAGGCGCATGGCTTGCGCGCGGTGCGGTCGAGCGGCATGGGCAAGGGCCTACCCACCTTCCTGCCGCGCCTGAGCCGGTGGCAGGAGGCCATCGCGCCGTCCGCCGGGCGATCGACCTGGGGCGTGGTCACGCCGCCGATTGACCCGTGTTACCTGCCTGATCCTGACCTGGTGTTCTGGGACACCACGCAGGGGCCGAACCTCGTTTTTATTTGCGATAGGCACTCAGACGGTCCGGCGGCCGTCGTGGTGGTGCCCACCCGGAGGATCTACATGGTACTCAATGAGGTCGCGCTTCGGCGCGTGGATGGCGACCTGGCCATCGTCTGTCCATCGCTGCAGCTCAGTGCCGACGTGGACAGCTGGACCTGGGGCTGGAGCGCCTCGGTGCCGGCGTCAGAGATGGCCAAGCTGGAGCCCGGCAGCAGCGGCGAGATGGTGCAGCTGGTGGCCACAGTGAATGGGCAGGACTTCTCCCTGGTGCTGGAGAGCATGAGCCGGGACCGCCAGTTCGGATCGTCGCGCCTAAGCATTGGCGGGCGCGGCCTCTCTGCAGTGTGGGATGCGCCCTACGCCGCCGAGCGCTCGTTTGGGGCGAGCACGATGCGGACAGCGCAGCAGCTAGCTCTGCAGGCGTTGGAGATCAACGGCGTGCCCAGCTCCTGGGGAATCACATGGGCGCCGGAGGATTGGTCTGTTCCTGCCGGGGCCTGGAGCTTCCAAGGCACCCCCATCGGGGCGATCACCCGCATCGCCGAGGCGGCGGGCGCCTACGTCCAGTCGTCGCCGGCGTCCGAGCAGCTGCTGGTGCTTCCACGCTATCCAGTTGCCCCCTGGGCGTGGGGCTCTGTAACGCCGGACTTCGAGCTTCCTGCTGCTCTGGCCACCCGAGAGGCGATTGAGTGGAGCGACAAGGCGGTTTACAACCGAGTGTTCGTGTCTGGCGAGTCGGCGGGTGGTGTGCTCGCTCAGATCACTCGGACAGGCACGGCGGGCGACCAGGTGGCCGCCATGATCACCGACGCACTGTGCACGGACGTGATCGCCGGTCGTCAACGCGGGATGCCCGTGCTGGCCGACGTGGGCCGCCAGGCGATGGTGAGTCTGCGGCTTCCTGTGCTACCCGAGACCGGGATCATCGTGCCGGGGAAGTTCGTGCGCTACGTCGACGGCGGGACCACGCGCCTGGGCCTCACCCGCAGCGTGGCTGTGGAGAGCGGGCGGCCCAGCGTCTGGCAGACGATCGGAGTGCAGACCTATGAGTAACCTGTTCAAGCTGTTTCGGTCGCTGCTGCCCTCTGACCCATTGCAGGTCGGGACGGTGACCGAGGTCGGCACAAGCGTCGTCGTCGTCGCATTTCCCGGTGGCGCCTCCATCACGGCTCGGGGAACGGGCTACAGCGTCGGCACCAAGGTGTTTGTGCGCGGTGGGATGGTGGAGGGCAGCGCTCCGTCGCTTCCCGATGTCTCGGCCGAGGTCTGAGCCCTTTCGTCATGGGCAATTCTGTTTTGCCCCGCTAAAGTCTCAGCTACCCTGATTTATCTCGCTCCGAGGTCCGCATTTATCTCGGCGCGCTTCAGGGGCGGGTGCGCTCAGGCGCTGCAGCAGGATGACGCTGCCCAGGGCCAGCCCGAAGCCCAGCCAGCCCAGGGGCCCCAGGTTCTGGCCCAGCACGGCCCAGCCCAGCACGGCGGCCGTCAGCGGACTCAGGAGACCCAGGGAGGCCACGCCCACGGCGGGCAGGCGCAGGCTGCCCCGGAACCACAGCACATAGGCCAGCAGCGCGCCGGCCAGGCACAGGTAGGCCGTGGCCAGACCCTGGCTGAGCCGGGGCGTCTGCCAGGGGCCTTCGAGCAGCAGACTGGCCGGCAGCAACATCAGCCCGCCCAGCAGCAACTGCCAGCCGGTCAGGGGCAGCGGGGCCAGGCCGATGGACCAGCGCCGCGCCAGAAAGGTGCCGCCGGCCATGGATGCCGCGCTGACGGTGGCCGCCATCACGCCCCACAGGTCCCAGCGGCTGGTCGGCGCCAGCAGCATCAGGGCCATGCCCAGCACCCCCAGGCCCGCGGCAGCCACCCGGGGCCAGCCCGGGCGCACGCCGTCCACCCACCGGCTCAGCAGCATCACGGCCAGCGGCTGCATGGCGCCGAAGATGGCGGCCAGGCCACCGGGCAGGCGGGCCGCGGCCACGAACAGAAAGCCCTGGAAGACGCCGATGTTCAGGGCGGCCAGTGCCAGCAGGCGCCAGGCGGTGCCAGGGGCCGGCAGGCGGAACTGCCACAGGAGCAGCAGCAGGCCCGCCGGCAGCACCCGCCAGCAGGCATTGGTGAAGGGGTGATCCACCGCCAGCCACTGGGTGGTGACCAGGTAGGTGCTGCCCCAGACCGCGGGGGCCAGCGCCGTGAGCAGCACGTCGCGCCAGGGCCAGGCGGTCGGCCGGTATGATGCGGACATGATTTATCTTGATGTCGAGATAAATGCCATTGTCCCGTTAATTATCTTGACGTCAAGATAGTTGGAGAGCCCCCATGCCCGAGATGCCCAAACCATCGACGCCGGATGCCGTGGATCTGATCCTGGCGCAATGGCGCGAGCAACGTCCCGATCTGGACACGCGCAGCATGGGTCCGCTGGGGCGGCTGGGGCGTTGCTACCAGCATCTGGTGCAGCGCATGGAGGCCACGTTTGCCCAGTTCGGCCTGAGCCGCTGGGAGTTCGACGTGCTGGCCACCCTGCGGCGAGCCGGCCCACCGCACTGCCTGGCGCCCACGGCGCTCTTCCAGTCGATGATGATCAGCTCGGGGACGCTGACCCACCGGCTCAAGGGCCTGGAGGCCCGTGGCTGGATCTCGCGGCAGGCCCACCCGGACGACGCGCGCAGCCTGCTGGTTCAGCTCAGCCCGGCCGGGCTGGCCCTGATCGACCGCGCGGTGGAAGCCCATGTGCAGACCCAGCGCGAGGTGCTGTCGGTGCTGCCCCAGGCGCAACTGGCCGCTCTGGATGCGGCCCTGGCCCGGCTGCTGACCTCGCTCGAAACGGCCCCGGACGCCGGCTCGGCACCTGCGGCTTGAAGGACCTGGGCGGCCATGCACCGGCACATGGCCCCCGCTGCTCTGCGCGCCATGGTCTGAGGGCGCCCCGCTGCTCAGGCGTCGGTTGCGCCGGTGGTGTCTTCGGGCAGCAGCGCCTGCGCCAGCAGGGTCAGCGCATTCAGGCTGGCCTG carries:
- a CDS encoding EamA family transporter, with translation MSASYRPTAWPWRDVLLTALAPAVWGSTYLVTTQWLAVDHPFTNACWRVLPAGLLLLLWQFRLPAPGTAWRLLALAALNIGVFQGFLFVAAARLPGGLAAIFGAMQPLAVMLLSRWVDGVRPGWPRVAAAGLGVLGMALMLLAPTSRWDLWGVMAATVSAASMAGGTFLARRWSIGLAPLPLTGWQLLLGGLMLLPASLLLEGPWQTPRLSQGLATAYLCLAGALLAYVLWFRGSLRLPAVGVASLGLLSPLTAAVLGWAVLGQNLGPLGWLGFGLALGSVILLQRLSAPAPEARRDKCGPRSEINQGS
- a CDS encoding MarR family winged helix-turn-helix transcriptional regulator; translated protein: MPEMPKPSTPDAVDLILAQWREQRPDLDTRSMGPLGRLGRCYQHLVQRMEATFAQFGLSRWEFDVLATLRRAGPPHCLAPTALFQSMMISSGTLTHRLKGLEARGWISRQAHPDDARSLLVQLSPAGLALIDRAVEAHVQTQREVLSVLPQAQLAALDAALARLLTSLETAPDAGSAPAA